In a genomic window of Flavobacterium crassostreae:
- the gldJ gene encoding gliding motility lipoprotein GldJ, translated as MKVNKFMTLRLMLSTIMVLGFASCSKKSSSSNTSRATGWNVNGKKTSGKQEAGPGLVFVEGGTFTMGKVQDDVMHDWNNTPTQQHVQSFYMDETEVTNFMYLEYLDWLKSVFPPSEESYKHIYEGASPDTLVWRNRLGYNETMTNNYLRHPAYANYPVVGVNWIQAVEFSKWRTDRVNEAILEKKGYLKKDAKSNDVTAESSFSTETYLISPTSTYGGNEELVLKKTDKRKKPKTSKDGAVEEEKNVYAQRSSGVVLPEYRLPTEAEWEYAAAADVGQREYNIYKGQKKYPWSGSYTRSGKRQSKGDQLANFKQGNGDYGGIAGWSDDGADITNEVKKYPANDFGLYDMAGNVAEWVADVYRPIVDNEANDFNYFRGNRYSKNKMGKDGKVEIVTLETMKKDTLSNGKVIVRSFPGQIAQVPVDENETYLRQNFDKSDNINYRDGDKQSSKYYDFGMSESNNDDESATKKMYNSPKHNVTTDSLGLMVRKYDKSSKRTTLINDDVRVYKGGSWRDRAYWLDPAQRRYLPQDMATDYIGFRCAMSRVGPKSDKKRSPRN; from the coding sequence ATGAAAGTAAACAAATTTATGACCTTAAGATTAATGTTATCCACGATAATGGTCTTAGGTTTTGCTAGTTGTAGCAAAAAATCTAGTTCAAGCAACACCTCAAGAGCTACAGGTTGGAATGTAAATGGCAAAAAAACTTCTGGTAAACAAGAGGCTGGTCCGGGTCTAGTTTTTGTAGAAGGAGGAACTTTTACAATGGGTAAAGTACAAGATGACGTAATGCACGACTGGAACAATACTCCAACACAGCAACACGTACAGTCTTTTTATATGGACGAAACCGAAGTAACCAACTTTATGTATCTAGAATACCTAGATTGGCTAAAAAGTGTTTTTCCTCCAAGCGAAGAAAGCTACAAGCATATTTATGAAGGAGCCTCTCCAGATACTTTAGTATGGAGAAATAGATTAGGATATAACGAAACAATGACCAATAACTACTTAAGACATCCTGCATACGCAAACTACCCAGTTGTAGGCGTAAACTGGATTCAAGCAGTAGAGTTTAGCAAATGGAGAACAGACCGTGTTAACGAGGCAATATTAGAGAAAAAAGGCTATTTGAAAAAAGACGCTAAAAGCAATGATGTAACTGCAGAAAGCTCTTTCAGCACTGAGACTTATTTAATCTCTCCAACTTCTACCTACGGAGGAAACGAAGAACTTGTTTTAAAGAAAACCGACAAAAGAAAAAAACCAAAAACAAGCAAAGACGGCGCAGTTGAAGAAGAAAAAAACGTGTACGCACAACGTTCTTCTGGCGTAGTATTGCCAGAATACAGACTTCCAACAGAAGCAGAATGGGAATATGCAGCAGCTGCAGATGTAGGTCAAAGAGAATACAATATTTATAAAGGACAAAAGAAATATCCTTGGTCCGGAAGCTACACTCGTTCTGGAAAAAGACAATCAAAAGGAGACCAACTAGCCAACTTCAAACAAGGTAATGGAGATTATGGAGGTATTGCAGGATGGTCTGATGATGGTGCCGATATTACTAATGAAGTAAAAAAATATCCAGCAAATGACTTTGGTTTATACGACATGGCTGGTAACGTTGCAGAATGGGTTGCGGATGTTTACAGACCAATTGTAGATAATGAAGCAAATGACTTTAACTACTTTAGAGGAAACCGCTATTCTAAAAACAAAATGGGTAAAGATGGTAAAGTAGAGATTGTTACTCTAGAGACCATGAAAAAAGACACCCTAAGTAATGGTAAAGTAATTGTAAGATCTTTCCCTGGTCAAATAGCACAAGTTCCTGTTGACGAAAACGAAACCTATTTAAGACAAAACTTTGACAAAAGCGACAACATCAACTACAGAGATGGAGACAAACAATCTTCTAAATACTATGATTTTGGAATGTCTGAATCTAACAATGATGACGAAAGCGCTACCAAAAAAATGTACAACTCTCCTAAACACAATGTTACTACAGATAGTTTAGGATTGATGGTTCGAAAATATGATAAATCTAGCAAAAGGACTACACTTATCAATGACGACGTTAGGGTTTACAAAGGAGGATCCTGGAGAGACAGAGCCTATTGGTTAGATCCAGCACAAAGAAGATACCTTCCGCAAGATATGGCTACAGATTACATCGGATTTAGATGTGCCATGTCAAGAGTTGGACCAAAATCTGACAAAAAAAGATCCCCACGAAATTAA
- a CDS encoding UDP-N-acetylmuramoyl-tripeptide--D-alanyl-D-alanine ligase — MDTNHIHELFLKCKSVSIDTRKIEVNSLFIAIKGIHFDANTFAEEALNKGAKYVLIDNKDYYIDARTILVKDSLIALQELAKYHRDYLKLPIIALTGSNGKTTTKELLYTVLSKKFRTVATLGNLNNHIGVPLTLLSFNSETEIGIVEMGANHKKEIAFLCELATPDYGYITNFGKAHLEGFGGEAGVIEGKSEMYSYLAKNKKMVFLNLDDPIQVEKTKSIQSYCFGTNNTTADINLLEIHAAPFVTIKYSNHTIKTQLIGLYNAYNIAAAISIGTYFKITATSIQEALETYTPNNNRSQLIPKGSNQIILDAYNANPSSMVVAVANFLQLDTTNKFLILGDMFELGTQSKEEHQALVDSLLGNTEVTCFFIGEAFYDCKTNVPHFVFYKSFEDFKSYLKKGKITNANLLIKGSRGMALERTLEYLN, encoded by the coding sequence ATGGATACAAATCACATTCATGAGTTATTTTTAAAATGCAAATCCGTTTCCATAGACACCCGGAAAATTGAAGTCAATTCCTTATTTATAGCTATAAAAGGAATTCATTTTGACGCCAATACTTTTGCAGAAGAAGCACTAAATAAAGGTGCAAAATACGTACTAATTGATAATAAAGACTATTACATTGATGCGCGTACAATTTTAGTAAAAGACAGCCTAATAGCGCTGCAAGAATTAGCCAAATACCATAGAGACTACCTAAAACTCCCCATCATAGCCTTAACAGGAAGTAACGGAAAAACCACCACAAAAGAACTTTTATACACTGTGCTTTCAAAAAAATTTCGGACTGTAGCAACACTCGGAAATCTAAACAACCATATTGGAGTTCCCCTAACACTACTATCTTTCAACTCAGAGACCGAAATCGGCATTGTTGAAATGGGCGCTAACCATAAAAAAGAAATTGCCTTTTTATGCGAATTAGCTACTCCAGATTATGGCTACATTACTAATTTTGGCAAGGCACATTTAGAAGGCTTTGGTGGCGAAGCAGGTGTAATTGAAGGTAAAAGCGAAATGTATAGCTATTTAGCTAAGAATAAAAAAATGGTTTTTTTAAATCTAGACGATCCCATTCAGGTTGAGAAAACAAAGTCCATCCAAAGTTACTGCTTTGGAACCAACAATACTACCGCCGATATAAACCTACTAGAGATTCACGCTGCTCCTTTTGTAACAATCAAATATAGCAACCATACCATAAAAACACAATTAATCGGCCTCTACAACGCCTATAATATTGCCGCAGCAATAAGTATAGGTACTTACTTTAAAATAACAGCAACGAGCATTCAGGAAGCTCTAGAAACATACACACCCAACAATAACCGGTCCCAGCTAATCCCTAAAGGCAGCAATCAAATTATACTAGATGCCTACAACGCTAACCCTAGCAGCATGGTAGTGGCAGTGGCAAATTTCTTACAACTAGACACTACAAATAAGTTTCTAATTTTAGGTGATATGTTTGAACTCGGGACCCAAAGCAAAGAAGAACACCAAGCCTTAGTAGACTCTCTTTTAGGCAACACGGAAGTTACGTGTTTTTTTATAGGCGAAGCTTTTTACGATTGTAAAACCAACGTACCACATTTTGTATTTTACAAATCTTTTGAGGATTTTAAAAGCTACCTAAAGAAAGGCAAAATCACCAACGCTAATCTATTGATCAAAGGATCTAGAGGCATGGCATTAGAACGAACTTTAGAATACCTGAATTAA
- a CDS encoding bifunctional folylpolyglutamate synthase/dihydrofolate synthase, which translates to MNYQETINWMFQQLPMYQLQGASAYKKDLSNTYLWMDHLKNPDKAMPFIHVAGTNGKGSTSHMLASVLQEAGYKVGLYTSPHLKDFRERIRINGKVISEDFVCSFIHENQRFFEANDLSFFEMSVGLALDYFLKEAVDIAIIEVGMGGRLDATNTITPLVSVITNIGLDHTQFLGNTLAVIAQEKAGIIKPNTAVVIGEYTLETKKVFQSVAQEKQAAIYFAADTIAQTLPSDLLGDYQVNNIKTVLQTLAIINQQNKFVVSDTSIKKGLLKVVQNTSLQGRWQQLQSQPKVIADTAHNKNGLELVFNQVQKENFKQLHVVFGVVQDKNLDEILPILPTDAIYYFSKPNNPRGLEAVVLSQKARRYGLFGGVYDSVANAYAAANARADKEDFIYIGGSTFVVAEIL; encoded by the coding sequence ATGAATTACCAAGAAACTATAAATTGGATGTTCCAGCAACTTCCTATGTATCAGCTTCAGGGAGCTTCGGCTTATAAAAAAGATTTATCCAACACGTATTTGTGGATGGACCACTTAAAAAATCCAGACAAAGCCATGCCATTTATTCATGTGGCAGGCACCAATGGTAAAGGATCCACCTCGCACATGTTGGCTTCTGTACTGCAAGAGGCAGGCTATAAGGTGGGACTTTATACCTCTCCACATTTAAAAGATTTTAGAGAACGAATACGAATAAATGGAAAGGTTATTTCTGAGGATTTTGTATGTAGTTTTATCCATGAAAACCAACGTTTTTTTGAAGCCAATGATCTTAGTTTTTTTGAAATGAGCGTTGGTCTAGCTTTGGATTATTTTTTGAAAGAAGCAGTAGATATTGCCATAATAGAAGTTGGTATGGGAGGTAGACTAGATGCCACAAACACGATAACTCCATTAGTTTCTGTAATTACGAATATTGGCTTGGATCATACCCAGTTTTTAGGAAATACCTTGGCTGTAATTGCGCAAGAAAAAGCAGGTATTATAAAGCCCAACACAGCAGTGGTAATTGGAGAGTACACTCTGGAGACTAAAAAAGTTTTTCAATCGGTAGCACAAGAAAAACAAGCAGCAATCTATTTTGCGGCAGATACCATTGCTCAAACATTGCCATCGGATTTATTAGGAGATTATCAGGTTAATAACATAAAAACAGTTTTGCAAACTCTTGCAATTATAAACCAGCAAAATAAATTTGTTGTATCCGATACTTCTATAAAAAAAGGACTCTTAAAAGTGGTTCAAAATACCTCTTTGCAAGGGAGGTGGCAGCAACTTCAATCCCAGCCAAAAGTAATTGCAGATACAGCACATAATAAAAATGGCCTAGAACTTGTTTTTAATCAAGTTCAGAAAGAAAACTTTAAACAACTACATGTTGTTTTTGGTGTGGTTCAGGACAAAAATTTAGATGAAATACTTCCGATACTTCCAACGGATGCAATTTATTATTTTTCTAAACCAAATAATCCGCGTGGCTTAGAAGCAGTAGTTTTATCTCAAAAAGCACGTAGATATGGCTTGTTTGGAGGTGTATATGATTCTGTTGCAAATGCTTATGCTGCGGCAAATGCTAGGGCGGATAAAGAAGATTTTATATATATAGGAGGGAGTACTTTTGTGGTTGCAGAAATTTTATAA
- a CDS encoding energy transducer TonB, whose product MKYLETKEEKKSFAITSVLFVILFILFFYLGLTSLDPPPENGIAINFGTTEFGSGDKQPTEAIASAPQPTAAKQAASSEDEVLSQNTQDAVVMKEVKKAKPTKETAKEEEKPKSKESPKPSKSTSDALSSLINGPKSDGKAAGGEGNDTAPGDKGSLNGNPYANSYYGSGSGSGTGNGWGLNGRTISSRGKEMQKCNEFGTVVVQITVNRSGNVIGAKYTKGTTNTNPCLVEPALATARKYKWQADVNAPENQIGFITVNFKLGE is encoded by the coding sequence ATGAAATATTTAGAAACAAAAGAAGAGAAAAAATCCTTTGCCATCACATCCGTGCTTTTTGTGATTCTGTTTATTTTGTTTTTTTATTTAGGATTAACCTCTTTAGATCCACCACCCGAAAACGGAATTGCCATCAATTTTGGAACCACAGAATTTGGTTCTGGAGACAAACAACCCACTGAAGCCATAGCGTCTGCTCCACAACCAACGGCTGCAAAACAAGCCGCATCCAGTGAAGATGAGGTGCTTTCTCAAAACACCCAAGATGCTGTAGTTATGAAAGAGGTTAAAAAAGCAAAACCCACCAAAGAAACTGCCAAAGAAGAAGAAAAACCCAAGTCCAAAGAAAGTCCAAAGCCGTCCAAGAGTACTTCGGATGCCTTATCTAGTTTGATCAATGGCCCAAAATCTGACGGAAAAGCAGCTGGAGGCGAAGGAAATGATACTGCGCCAGGGGACAAAGGGAGTTTAAATGGCAATCCATACGCGAATAGCTATTATGGCTCAGGATCCGGTTCCGGAACCGGAAATGGTTGGGGACTAAACGGAAGAACGATTAGCTCCCGAGGAAAAGAAATGCAAAAATGCAATGAATTTGGGACCGTAGTGGTTCAGATTACCGTAAACCGTAGCGGAAATGTAATAGGAGCAAAATATACCAAAGGAACCACCAATACCAACCCTTGTTTGGTAGAACCAGCATTGGCTACAGCCCGAAAATATAAGTGGCAAGCCGATGTAAATGCTCCAGAAAACCAGATTGGGTTTATTACCGTAAACTTTAAGTTAGGAGAATAA
- a CDS encoding ExbD/TolR family protein, which translates to MNLRGRNKVSPEFNMSSMTDIVFLLLIFFMLTSTMVTTNALDLVLPKAKGKTNSNKNIAVSITKKLEFFIDKEPIAEADLESKLLAIFGSDSTKAIILRAEEGVPIEKAVQVLDIANRNQIKVVLAVRPK; encoded by the coding sequence ATGAATTTACGAGGAAGAAATAAAGTTAGTCCAGAATTCAATATGTCTTCTATGACCGATATTGTTTTTTTGTTGCTAATTTTCTTTATGCTAACATCTACTATGGTAACCACCAATGCCCTGGATTTAGTATTGCCTAAAGCAAAAGGAAAAACCAATAGCAATAAAAATATAGCGGTAAGTATAACTAAAAAGTTAGAATTTTTTATAGACAAAGAACCTATTGCTGAAGCAGATTTAGAGTCAAAATTGCTTGCCATATTTGGTTCAGATAGTACCAAAGCTATAATTTTAAGAGCAGAAGAAGGGGTTCCAATTGAGAAAGCAGTACAGGTGTTAGATATAGCAAACAGAAATCAAATTAAAGTAGTTCTAGCAGTCAGACCCAAGTAA
- a CDS encoding MotA/TolQ/ExbB proton channel family protein gives MSLMLQADTLSVAKESLAEAVPVEKTLSIIELLTSGGLAGQLIMSALFIMFFVALYLYFERLMAINAASKIDSTFMSQIRENIRNGRIDNAKMLCAHSKSPVGRLIEKGISRIGKPLDDINTAIENAGKLEIYKLEKNVSMLATISGAGPMTGFLGTVVGMIQAFHKMASGGGQIEVGALSEGIYTAMTTTVVGLVVGIIAYVGYNHLVVKTDKIVHQMEANAVDFLDLLNDPA, from the coding sequence ATGAGTTTAATGTTACAAGCAGACACTTTGTCTGTAGCAAAAGAAAGTTTAGCAGAGGCAGTACCCGTTGAAAAAACGTTGTCTATTATAGAATTATTAACCAGTGGGGGATTAGCAGGTCAGCTTATTATGTCTGCTTTGTTTATCATGTTCTTTGTGGCACTTTATCTCTATTTTGAAAGATTGATGGCTATTAATGCTGCCTCCAAGATAGATAGTACTTTTATGAGTCAAATAAGAGAAAACATTAGAAACGGGCGTATTGACAATGCCAAGATGCTTTGTGCGCACTCCAAATCTCCCGTAGGGAGATTGATCGAAAAAGGAATATCCAGAATAGGCAAGCCCTTGGACGATATAAATACTGCCATAGAAAACGCAGGCAAGCTAGAGATTTATAAGTTAGAAAAGAATGTCAGTATGTTGGCTACTATTTCTGGAGCAGGTCCAATGACTGGTTTCTTAGGGACGGTAGTAGGGATGATCCAGGCTTTTCATAAAATGGCAAGCGGCGGTGGTCAAATAGAAGTAGGAGCACTCTCGGAAGGAATTTATACCGCAATGACCACTACTGTGGTAGGATTAGTAGTAGGGATTATTGCCTATGTAGGATACAACCATTTAGTTGTTAAGACCGATAAAATTGTACATCAGATGGAAGCCAATGCAGTAGATTTTTTAGACTTACTGAATGATCCTGCCTAA
- a CDS encoding Glu/Leu/Phe/Val dehydrogenase dimerization domain-containing protein, protein MKELLNKFENKQPEIVFHWNDSESEAEGWVVINSLRGGAAGGGTRMRKGLDKNEVLSLAKTMEVKFTVSGPAIGGAKSGINFDPNDPRKKAVLQRWYKAVSPLLKSYYGTGGDLNVDEIHEVIPMTEQCGVWHPQEGVFNGHFRPTEADKINRIGQLRQGVVKVIENPQFSPDVAHKYTIADMITGYGVAKAVQHYYTIYGGEIKGKKAIVQGFGNVGSAAAFYLADMGVKIVGIIDREGGLINKDGFSFEAIKQLFLAKNGNQLVAPELLSFDAINRQIWTIGAEIFAPCAASRLVQQEQINSLISNGLEVISCGANVPFADKEIFFGSIMEDVDNKVSLIPDFISNCGMARVFAYFMEKKVLMTDEAIFADASQTIQNALIKAHAASSSKTKISATAFEIALKQLI, encoded by the coding sequence ATGAAAGAGTTACTAAATAAATTTGAGAATAAACAACCTGAGATTGTTTTTCACTGGAACGATTCTGAATCAGAAGCCGAAGGTTGGGTGGTGATTAACTCCTTAAGAGGTGGGGCTGCTGGTGGCGGTACACGAATGAGAAAAGGCTTGGATAAAAACGAGGTACTCTCTTTGGCCAAAACCATGGAAGTGAAATTTACGGTATCCGGACCTGCAATTGGTGGGGCCAAATCTGGAATAAATTTTGATCCAAATGACCCCCGAAAAAAAGCCGTATTACAGCGTTGGTATAAAGCGGTTTCGCCTTTACTAAAAAGTTATTATGGTACCGGTGGTGATTTAAATGTAGACGAAATACATGAAGTAATCCCCATGACCGAGCAATGTGGAGTTTGGCATCCGCAAGAGGGTGTTTTTAACGGTCATTTTAGACCCACTGAGGCAGACAAGATCAATAGAATTGGCCAATTAAGGCAAGGAGTGGTTAAGGTAATTGAGAATCCACAATTTTCTCCAGATGTTGCTCACAAATATACCATTGCAGACATGATAACAGGTTATGGTGTAGCCAAGGCAGTACAGCATTATTACACTATTTATGGCGGAGAGATAAAAGGAAAAAAAGCCATTGTGCAAGGATTTGGAAACGTTGGATCTGCCGCGGCATTTTATCTAGCCGATATGGGCGTCAAGATTGTAGGAATTATTGACCGAGAAGGAGGTCTAATTAATAAAGACGGTTTTTCATTTGAAGCCATAAAACAATTGTTCTTAGCCAAAAATGGCAACCAATTAGTTGCTCCAGAATTGTTGTCTTTTGATGCAATTAACCGCCAGATTTGGACCATAGGAGCAGAGATATTTGCACCATGTGCTGCCTCTAGACTAGTGCAACAAGAACAAATTAACAGCCTTATAAGTAACGGGCTCGAAGTAATATCTTGTGGTGCTAATGTTCCTTTTGCAGACAAAGAAATTTTCTTTGGATCCATCATGGAAGATGTAGATAACAAAGTGAGCCTTATTCCGGATTTTATTTCCAATTGTGGGATGGCAAGGGTATTTGCTTATTTTATGGAGAAGAAAGTATTAATGACAGACGAAGCCATTTTTGCGGATGCCTCACAAACCATCCAAAACGCATTAATCAAAGCCCATGCGGCAAGTTCGAGCAAAACTAAAATTAGCGCCACTGCGTTCGAGATAGCTTTAAAACAACTGATTTAA
- a CDS encoding chalcone isomerase family protein, whose product MKKRLSLFTLLMALQFTVATAQKKFVVNGVEIPRTLEFKEKKMALNGIGQRSKFFKDLYIQALYLTQLSQDPKQILASETEMAITLHITSGLISSKKLSKALAKGMEKSVGKVGIRRFRNELRELKDLLSTEETKVGDVFELTFNPLDASIWINKNNDYKGKITGLEFKKAFFGIWLSEDPVDKDLKNDLLGIRK is encoded by the coding sequence ATGAAAAAACGATTATCTCTATTTACATTACTCATGGCATTGCAATTTACAGTAGCAACTGCACAAAAGAAATTTGTTGTCAACGGTGTTGAAATTCCTAGAACATTAGAGTTCAAAGAAAAAAAAATGGCCTTAAATGGCATTGGGCAACGTTCCAAATTTTTTAAAGATCTCTACATACAAGCACTATATTTAACACAACTGTCTCAAGATCCCAAACAAATATTGGCTAGCGAAACAGAAATGGCCATCACGTTGCATATCACTTCGGGTTTAATTAGTTCTAAAAAACTATCTAAAGCTTTGGCAAAAGGAATGGAAAAATCAGTTGGAAAAGTAGGTATTAGAAGATTTAGAAATGAACTCCGAGAATTAAAAGATTTGTTAAGCACCGAAGAAACCAAAGTAGGAGATGTCTTTGAGTTAACCTTTAACCCATTGGATGCATCTATTTGGATTAATAAAAACAACGATTATAAAGGAAAAATCACAGGTTTAGAGTTCAAAAAAGCTTTTTTTGGAATTTGGTTATCTGAGGATCCAGTCGATAAAGATTTAAAAAATGATTTATTAGGGATACGTAAATAA
- a CDS encoding anhydro-N-acetylmuramic acid kinase, whose protein sequence is MKKEYFNVIGVMSGTSLDGVDLAHIAFSVCQDSWSFVIKAAQTVGYSADWVTDLKQAVNYSAQQLQELDVRYTVLLAETISSFIAQHQIENLDAVCSHGHTILHQPQNGITLQIGNLPVIASLIGQRVVCDFRIQDVKLGGQGAPLVPIGDAILFSEYDYCINLGGFSNVSFRANNQQLAFDISPVNTVLNLYANQLGYAYDDKGALAKQGKVHQELLMRLNALDFYKKQPPKSLGLEFVNQVILPIIESYPLTQVDKLKTFTIHVAHQIAMALPPKKGRLLLTGGGAYNAYLVSCLQDVLPELEIILPEKEIIEYKEALIFGLLGVLKLQNKNNVLKSVTGAIKDHSSGMIYEY, encoded by the coding sequence ATGAAAAAAGAATATTTTAATGTAATAGGAGTAATGTCTGGAACCTCCTTAGATGGAGTAGATTTGGCGCATATAGCGTTTTCGGTTTGTCAAGATAGCTGGTCTTTTGTAATCAAAGCAGCCCAAACGGTTGGCTATAGTGCCGATTGGGTTACGGATTTAAAACAAGCCGTAAACTACTCTGCTCAACAATTGCAAGAGCTAGACGTGCGCTACACGGTTTTGCTGGCGGAAACCATTTCTAGTTTTATAGCACAACACCAAATTGAGAATCTTGACGCAGTATGTTCTCACGGCCATACTATTTTGCACCAACCTCAAAATGGCATCACCCTACAAATAGGCAATCTTCCTGTTATTGCCTCACTGATTGGTCAGAGGGTAGTTTGTGATTTTAGGATCCAGGATGTAAAATTGGGCGGACAAGGCGCGCCATTAGTTCCCATTGGAGATGCAATATTGTTCTCAGAGTATGACTATTGTATCAACCTGGGCGGGTTCTCTAATGTTTCTTTTAGGGCAAACAACCAGCAATTGGCTTTTGATATCTCGCCGGTAAATACAGTGCTGAATTTGTATGCCAATCAATTGGGATACGCTTATGATGACAAAGGCGCTTTGGCAAAACAAGGCAAAGTGCATCAAGAGCTATTGATGCGATTAAACGCATTGGATTTTTATAAAAAACAACCCCCAAAATCCCTAGGCTTAGAGTTTGTGAATCAAGTTATTTTGCCTATTATTGAGTCCTATCCTTTAACACAAGTAGATAAGTTAAAGACCTTTACCATTCATGTGGCACATCAGATAGCAATGGCGCTCCCTCCAAAAAAAGGACGTTTGTTGCTAACAGGTGGAGGAGCATATAATGCCTATTTGGTATCTTGCTTGCAAGATGTTTTGCCAGAATTAGAAATAATTTTGCCAGAAAAAGAAATTATAGAATATAAAGAAGCCTTGATTTTTGGTCTCTTAGGGGTTTTGAAATTACAAAATAAAAATAATGTGCTCAAAAGCGTCACTGGAGCAATTAAAGATCATAGTTCTGGCATGATTTATGAATATTGA
- a CDS encoding acyl-CoA dehydrogenase, producing the protein MDFNLTEEQLMIQQAARDFAKSELLPGVIERDEKSQFPTEQVTKMAALGFLGMMVDPKYGGSGLDSVSYVLAISEISKIDASAAVIMSVNNSLVCAGLEKYCNEEQKQKYLVPLAKGDVLGAFCLSEPEAGSDATSQKTTAIDKGDYYLLNGTKNWITNGSSASTYIVIAQTDVDKGHKGINAFIVEKGWDGFAIGPKEKKMGIRGSDTHSLLFNDVKVPKENRIGADGFGFHFAMAVLNGGRIGIASQALGIATGAYELALKYSQERETFGKPIFKHQAIAFKLADMATQITAAKMLCFKAAFEKDAGMDISQSGAMAKLFASQTAMDTTIEAVQIHGGNGYVSEYHVERMMRDAKITQIYEGTSEIQRIVISRTLLD; encoded by the coding sequence ATGGATTTTAATTTGACCGAAGAGCAGTTAATGATTCAACAAGCCGCTAGAGATTTTGCCAAAAGCGAACTTCTACCTGGTGTAATTGAGAGAGATGAAAAATCCCAATTCCCTACAGAACAAGTCACAAAAATGGCTGCACTTGGTTTTTTAGGAATGATGGTAGACCCAAAATATGGTGGTTCTGGTCTGGATAGTGTCTCGTATGTATTGGCTATATCCGAAATTTCTAAAATTGATGCTTCGGCGGCAGTAATCATGTCTGTAAACAATTCTTTAGTTTGCGCTGGTTTAGAAAAATATTGCAACGAAGAACAAAAACAAAAATATTTGGTTCCGTTAGCAAAAGGAGACGTTCTTGGGGCATTTTGTTTATCCGAACCCGAGGCAGGATCGGATGCTACTTCCCAAAAAACAACTGCCATAGACAAAGGTGATTATTATTTGCTAAACGGAACCAAAAATTGGATAACCAATGGAAGCTCTGCAAGTACCTATATCGTAATTGCACAAACCGATGTAGACAAAGGACACAAAGGCATCAATGCTTTTATCGTAGAAAAAGGCTGGGATGGTTTTGCAATTGGCCCAAAGGAGAAAAAAATGGGCATCCGAGGTTCTGACACCCATTCCTTGCTGTTTAACGATGTGAAAGTTCCTAAAGAAAACCGAATTGGCGCCGATGGATTTGGGTTTCACTTTGCCATGGCGGTATTAAATGGTGGAAGAATTGGAATTGCCTCACAAGCACTTGGCATTGCTACAGGCGCTTATGAGTTGGCTCTAAAATATTCTCAAGAAAGAGAAACCTTTGGAAAACCAATTTTTAAACACCAGGCAATTGCGTTTAAACTAGCCGATATGGCTACCCAAATAACGGCAGCCAAAATGCTGTGTTTTAAAGCTGCTTTTGAAAAAGATGCAGGCATGGATATTTCGCAGTCTGGAGCAATGGCTAAATTATTTGCTTCCCAAACGGCAATGGACACCACTATTGAAGCGGTACAAATCCATGGCGGCAATGGCTATGTGTCAGAATACCATGTGGAGAGAATGATGCGTGATGCCAAAATCACACAAATATACGAAGGCACCTCAGAGATCCAACGCATTGTAATCTCTAGAACCTTACTAGATTAG